Proteins encoded by one window of Bactrocera oleae isolate idBacOlea1 chromosome 4, idBacOlea1, whole genome shotgun sequence:
- the LOC106620799 gene encoding sodium-dependent neutral amino acid transporter B(0)AT3 isoform X3 produces the protein MAATKIIDAPRNGHEMAPLNTRARGDGTHGVTIVLTASQRNSVSSVEVPGGEPDRAAWSGKMQFFLSIIGYSVGLGNIWRFPYLCQQNGGGAFLIPFMVMLILEGVPLFLIELGIGQRMRLGALGVWNTIHPWLGGIGISSCIVTLFVALYYNVIITWVFFYLFNSFRYPLPWASCPTNGTVEIDECARSSETAYFWYRTTLDAAPSMDEPGGLKWWIVLCLFLSWTIVFFIVMKGIQSSGKVVYFTSLFPYIVLTIFFIRGITLRGASAGLIHMYTPKVEKLADPTVWLDAATQVFYSFGLAFGSLIAFGSYNPPKNNCVRDVLLVSVCNAITAIYASVVIFAILGFKATVNVDRCIELNKEILIKRDLLHYKNATFEEYESVMAKVNGSESISLELEECSLSKQLDNAAEGTGLAFIVITQAIVELPGAPFWAVLFFTMLLSLGLGSQIGILEGMLCTLFDIDIIKRVKKQHVTGVVCLFCFIVGFIFCTGAGEYWLKMFDSFAGTIGLVVVALMETIAVVYVYGHERFTEDIYQMTGYRPGLYWQLTWRYIGPVIMVAILVSSVVFMVIKNPTYGAWNAQLGAVQQSNYPTWVMGVALAMILAGVLPMPIVFLMRSFQCLKVDLDIHQGSIRRNETTASTKEMIDNDDDDVMSPDMPPQNLLAATRFTIGDFDVLESIIC, from the exons ATGGCTGCAACCAAAATTATAGATGCTCCACGAAATGGACACGAAATGGCGCCATTAAATACTCGAGCGCGGGGCGATGGTACTCATGGAGTTACAATTGTTCTTACTGCTTCTCAGCGCAATTCGGTAAGCTCGGTGGAGGTACCGGGTGGCGAGCCCGATCGTGCAGCATGGTCTGGAAAAATGCAGTTCTTCCTCAGTATTATCGGATATTCTGTTGGGCTGGGAAACATTTGGCGATTTCCGTATTTGTGCCAACAGAATGGTGGag GAGCTTTCCTAATACCGTTCATGGTCATGTTGATATTGGAAGGTGTACCGTTGTTTCTAATAGAACTGGGTATTGGACAACGTATGAGGCTTGGCGCACTTGGTGTTTGGAACACTATACACCCTTGGCTAGGCGGCATTGGAATATCGTCCTGTATCGTAACCCTGTTTGTAGCCTTATAttataatgttataataaccTGGGTATTCTTCTATTTATTCAACAGTTTTCGA TATCCTTTACCCTGGGCTTCCTGTCCTACAAATGGGACAGTTGAAATAGATGAATGTGCTCGTTCGTCAGAAACAGCGTACTTTTGGTATAGAACAACATTAGATGCCGCACCCTCAATGGATGAACCAGGCGGCTTAAAATGGTGGATTGTCCTCTGTTTGTTTCTGTCTTGGACAATCGTATTTTTTATTGTCATGAAAGGCATTCAAAGTTCTGGCAAGGTTGTGTACTTTACATCGCTTTTTCCGTATATTGTGTTGACAATTTTCTTTATACGAGGAATTACGTTGAGAGGTGCCAGTGCTGGTcttatacacatgtatacaccGAAAGTGGAGAAACTGGCCGATCCGACAGTATGGTTGGATGCAGCGACACAAGTTTTCTACTCCTTTGGTCTGGCTTTTGGATCGCTCATAGCATTTGGAAGTTACAATCCGCCCAAAAATAATTGTGTACGTGATGTCCTTTTAGTGTCGGTGTGCAATGCCATCACCGCCATATACGCAAGCGTCGTAATATTTGCCATTCTCGGATTTAAGGCAACGGTAAACGTGGATCGCTGTATTGAACT CAATAAGGAGATCTTAATCAAACGTGATTTACTTCATTACAAGAATGCAACATTTGAAGAATACGAATCTGTGATGGCAAAAGTTAACGGCAGCGAGTCCATCAGCTTGGAACTTGAAGAGTGCAGCTTATCTAAACAACTTGACAAT gCTGCAGAAGGCACTGGACTTGCGTTTATTGTTATTACTCAGGCTATTGTGGAGTTACCTGGTGCCCCGTTCTGGGCAGTTCTTTTCTTTACAATGTTACTTTCTCTAGGCCTGGGGTCTCAAATTGGCATACTAGAGGGGATGCTTTGTACACTTTTTGACATTGATATCATTAAACGGGTTAAGAAACAACATGTGACAGGGGTGGTATGTCTATTCTGCTTCATTGTCGGTTTCATATTCTGTACAGGTGCCGGTGAATATTGGCTCAAAATGTTTGACTCATTTGCGGGCACCATTGGGCTGGTTGTTGTCGCATTGATGGAAACGATTGCAGTGGTATACGTCTATGGACACGAGAG ATTTACGGAAGATATTTATCAGATGACCGGTTACCGACCTGGCCTATACTGGCAATTAACCTGGCGTTATATTGGACCAGTCATTATGGTAGCCATTCTAGTCTCCTCTGTCGTGTTCATGGTCATCAAAAATCCAACATATGGAGCCTGGAATGCTCAACTC GGAGCTGTTCAACAATCCAATTATCCAACATGGGTAATGGGAGTCGCATTAGCAATGATTCTTGCTGGTGTTTTGCCAATGCCCATCGTATTTTTGATGCGAAGCTTCCAGTGTCTAAAAGTGGACCTAGATATCCACCAGGGCTCAATAAGGAGAAATGAGACTACGGCATCGACAAAAGAAATGATCGATAATGACGATGATGAT gtTATGAGCCCTGATATGCCTCCTCAGAACTTACTGGCAGCGACACGGTTCACTATCGGAGACTTTGAT GTGCTGGAATCCATCATTTGTTAG
- the LOC106620799 gene encoding sodium-dependent neutral amino acid transporter B(0)AT3 isoform X1: MAATKIIDAPRNGHEMAPLNTRARGDGTHGVTIVLTASQRNSVSSVEVPGGEPDRAAWSGKMQFFLSIIGYSVGLGNIWRFPYLCQQNGGGAFLIPFMVMLILEGVPLFLIELGIGQRMRLGALGVWNTIHPWLGGIGISSCIVTLFVALYYNVIITWVFFYLFNSFRYPLPWASCPTNGTVEIDECARSSETAYFWYRTTLDAAPSMDEPGGLKWWIVLCLFLSWTIVFFIVMKGIQSSGKVVYFTSLFPYIVLTIFFIRGITLRGASAGLIHMYTPKVEKLADPTVWLDAATQVFYSFGLAFGSLIAFGSYNPPKNNCVRDVLLVSVCNAITAIYASVVIFAILGFKATVNVDRCIELNKEILIKRDLLHYKNATFEEYESVMAKVNGSESISLELEECSLSKQLDNAAEGTGLAFIVITQAIVELPGAPFWAVLFFTMLLSLGLGSQIGILEGMLCTLFDIDIIKRVKKQHVTGVVCLFCFIVGFIFCTGAGEYWLKMFDSFAGTIGLVVVALMETIAVVYVYGHERFTEDIYQMTGYRPGLYWQLTWRYIGPVIMVAILVSSVVFMVIKNPTYGAWNAQLGAVQQSNYPTWVMGVALAMILAGVLPMPIVFLMRSFQCLKVDLDIHQGSIRRNETTASTKEMIDNDDDDVMSPDMPPQNLLAATRFTIGDFDDDEDDYSGPALGGPVRTRSDFSDDDDDDRPVTMRSPNLRSKLAAPIHLNVPISKPSFKMEVFDL; the protein is encoded by the exons ATGGCTGCAACCAAAATTATAGATGCTCCACGAAATGGACACGAAATGGCGCCATTAAATACTCGAGCGCGGGGCGATGGTACTCATGGAGTTACAATTGTTCTTACTGCTTCTCAGCGCAATTCGGTAAGCTCGGTGGAGGTACCGGGTGGCGAGCCCGATCGTGCAGCATGGTCTGGAAAAATGCAGTTCTTCCTCAGTATTATCGGATATTCTGTTGGGCTGGGAAACATTTGGCGATTTCCGTATTTGTGCCAACAGAATGGTGGag GAGCTTTCCTAATACCGTTCATGGTCATGTTGATATTGGAAGGTGTACCGTTGTTTCTAATAGAACTGGGTATTGGACAACGTATGAGGCTTGGCGCACTTGGTGTTTGGAACACTATACACCCTTGGCTAGGCGGCATTGGAATATCGTCCTGTATCGTAACCCTGTTTGTAGCCTTATAttataatgttataataaccTGGGTATTCTTCTATTTATTCAACAGTTTTCGA TATCCTTTACCCTGGGCTTCCTGTCCTACAAATGGGACAGTTGAAATAGATGAATGTGCTCGTTCGTCAGAAACAGCGTACTTTTGGTATAGAACAACATTAGATGCCGCACCCTCAATGGATGAACCAGGCGGCTTAAAATGGTGGATTGTCCTCTGTTTGTTTCTGTCTTGGACAATCGTATTTTTTATTGTCATGAAAGGCATTCAAAGTTCTGGCAAGGTTGTGTACTTTACATCGCTTTTTCCGTATATTGTGTTGACAATTTTCTTTATACGAGGAATTACGTTGAGAGGTGCCAGTGCTGGTcttatacacatgtatacaccGAAAGTGGAGAAACTGGCCGATCCGACAGTATGGTTGGATGCAGCGACACAAGTTTTCTACTCCTTTGGTCTGGCTTTTGGATCGCTCATAGCATTTGGAAGTTACAATCCGCCCAAAAATAATTGTGTACGTGATGTCCTTTTAGTGTCGGTGTGCAATGCCATCACCGCCATATACGCAAGCGTCGTAATATTTGCCATTCTCGGATTTAAGGCAACGGTAAACGTGGATCGCTGTATTGAACT CAATAAGGAGATCTTAATCAAACGTGATTTACTTCATTACAAGAATGCAACATTTGAAGAATACGAATCTGTGATGGCAAAAGTTAACGGCAGCGAGTCCATCAGCTTGGAACTTGAAGAGTGCAGCTTATCTAAACAACTTGACAAT gCTGCAGAAGGCACTGGACTTGCGTTTATTGTTATTACTCAGGCTATTGTGGAGTTACCTGGTGCCCCGTTCTGGGCAGTTCTTTTCTTTACAATGTTACTTTCTCTAGGCCTGGGGTCTCAAATTGGCATACTAGAGGGGATGCTTTGTACACTTTTTGACATTGATATCATTAAACGGGTTAAGAAACAACATGTGACAGGGGTGGTATGTCTATTCTGCTTCATTGTCGGTTTCATATTCTGTACAGGTGCCGGTGAATATTGGCTCAAAATGTTTGACTCATTTGCGGGCACCATTGGGCTGGTTGTTGTCGCATTGATGGAAACGATTGCAGTGGTATACGTCTATGGACACGAGAG ATTTACGGAAGATATTTATCAGATGACCGGTTACCGACCTGGCCTATACTGGCAATTAACCTGGCGTTATATTGGACCAGTCATTATGGTAGCCATTCTAGTCTCCTCTGTCGTGTTCATGGTCATCAAAAATCCAACATATGGAGCCTGGAATGCTCAACTC GGAGCTGTTCAACAATCCAATTATCCAACATGGGTAATGGGAGTCGCATTAGCAATGATTCTTGCTGGTGTTTTGCCAATGCCCATCGTATTTTTGATGCGAAGCTTCCAGTGTCTAAAAGTGGACCTAGATATCCACCAGGGCTCAATAAGGAGAAATGAGACTACGGCATCGACAAAAGAAATGATCGATAATGACGATGATGAT gtTATGAGCCCTGATATGCCTCCTCAGAACTTACTGGCAGCGACACGGTTCACTATCGGAGACTTTGAT gatgACGAAGATGACTATAGTGGTCCCGCTTTGGGGGGTCCCGTTAGAACCCGAAGTGACTtttcggatgatgatgatgacgaccGGCCTGTAACAATGCGAAGCCCCAATCTTCGTTCCAAACTGGCTGCACCAATTCATCTAAATGTGCCAATAAGTAAACCCTCATTTAAAATGGAAGTTTTCGATTTGTAA
- the LOC106620799 gene encoding sodium-dependent neutral amino acid transporter B(0)AT3 isoform X2 produces MAATKIIDAPRNGHEMAPLNTRARGDGTHGVTIVLTASQRNSVSSVEVPGGEPDRAAWSGKMQFFLSIIGYSVGLGNIWRFPYLCQQNGGGAFLIPFMVMLILEGVPLFLIELGIGQRMRLGALGVWNTIHPWLGGIGISSCIVTLFVALYYNVIITWVFFYLFNSFRYPLPWASCPTNGTVEIDECARSSETAYFWYRTTLDAAPSMDEPGGLKWWIVLCLFLSWTIVFFIVMKGIQSSGKVVYFTSLFPYIVLTIFFIRGITLRGASAGLIHMYTPKVEKLADPTVWLDAATQVFYSFGLAFGSLIAFGSYNPPKNNCVRDVLLVSVCNAITAIYASVVIFAILGFKATVNVDRCIELNKEILIKRDLLHYKNATFEEYESVMAKVNGSESISLELEECSLSKQLDNAAEGTGLAFIVITQAIVELPGAPFWAVLFFTMLLSLGLGSQIGILEGMLCTLFDIDIIKRVKKQHVTGVVCLFCFIVGFIFCTGAGEYWLKMFDSFAGTIGLVVVALMETIAVVYVYGHERFTEDIYQMTGYRPGLYWQLTWRYIGPVIMVAILVSSVVFMVIKNPTYGAWNAQLGAVQQSNYPTWVMGVALAMILAGVLPMPIVFLMRSFQCLKVDLDIHQGSIRRNETTASTKEMIDNDDDDDDEDDYSGPALGGPVRTRSDFSDDDDDDRPVTMRSPNLRSKLAAPIHLNVPISKPSFKMEVFDL; encoded by the exons ATGGCTGCAACCAAAATTATAGATGCTCCACGAAATGGACACGAAATGGCGCCATTAAATACTCGAGCGCGGGGCGATGGTACTCATGGAGTTACAATTGTTCTTACTGCTTCTCAGCGCAATTCGGTAAGCTCGGTGGAGGTACCGGGTGGCGAGCCCGATCGTGCAGCATGGTCTGGAAAAATGCAGTTCTTCCTCAGTATTATCGGATATTCTGTTGGGCTGGGAAACATTTGGCGATTTCCGTATTTGTGCCAACAGAATGGTGGag GAGCTTTCCTAATACCGTTCATGGTCATGTTGATATTGGAAGGTGTACCGTTGTTTCTAATAGAACTGGGTATTGGACAACGTATGAGGCTTGGCGCACTTGGTGTTTGGAACACTATACACCCTTGGCTAGGCGGCATTGGAATATCGTCCTGTATCGTAACCCTGTTTGTAGCCTTATAttataatgttataataaccTGGGTATTCTTCTATTTATTCAACAGTTTTCGA TATCCTTTACCCTGGGCTTCCTGTCCTACAAATGGGACAGTTGAAATAGATGAATGTGCTCGTTCGTCAGAAACAGCGTACTTTTGGTATAGAACAACATTAGATGCCGCACCCTCAATGGATGAACCAGGCGGCTTAAAATGGTGGATTGTCCTCTGTTTGTTTCTGTCTTGGACAATCGTATTTTTTATTGTCATGAAAGGCATTCAAAGTTCTGGCAAGGTTGTGTACTTTACATCGCTTTTTCCGTATATTGTGTTGACAATTTTCTTTATACGAGGAATTACGTTGAGAGGTGCCAGTGCTGGTcttatacacatgtatacaccGAAAGTGGAGAAACTGGCCGATCCGACAGTATGGTTGGATGCAGCGACACAAGTTTTCTACTCCTTTGGTCTGGCTTTTGGATCGCTCATAGCATTTGGAAGTTACAATCCGCCCAAAAATAATTGTGTACGTGATGTCCTTTTAGTGTCGGTGTGCAATGCCATCACCGCCATATACGCAAGCGTCGTAATATTTGCCATTCTCGGATTTAAGGCAACGGTAAACGTGGATCGCTGTATTGAACT CAATAAGGAGATCTTAATCAAACGTGATTTACTTCATTACAAGAATGCAACATTTGAAGAATACGAATCTGTGATGGCAAAAGTTAACGGCAGCGAGTCCATCAGCTTGGAACTTGAAGAGTGCAGCTTATCTAAACAACTTGACAAT gCTGCAGAAGGCACTGGACTTGCGTTTATTGTTATTACTCAGGCTATTGTGGAGTTACCTGGTGCCCCGTTCTGGGCAGTTCTTTTCTTTACAATGTTACTTTCTCTAGGCCTGGGGTCTCAAATTGGCATACTAGAGGGGATGCTTTGTACACTTTTTGACATTGATATCATTAAACGGGTTAAGAAACAACATGTGACAGGGGTGGTATGTCTATTCTGCTTCATTGTCGGTTTCATATTCTGTACAGGTGCCGGTGAATATTGGCTCAAAATGTTTGACTCATTTGCGGGCACCATTGGGCTGGTTGTTGTCGCATTGATGGAAACGATTGCAGTGGTATACGTCTATGGACACGAGAG ATTTACGGAAGATATTTATCAGATGACCGGTTACCGACCTGGCCTATACTGGCAATTAACCTGGCGTTATATTGGACCAGTCATTATGGTAGCCATTCTAGTCTCCTCTGTCGTGTTCATGGTCATCAAAAATCCAACATATGGAGCCTGGAATGCTCAACTC GGAGCTGTTCAACAATCCAATTATCCAACATGGGTAATGGGAGTCGCATTAGCAATGATTCTTGCTGGTGTTTTGCCAATGCCCATCGTATTTTTGATGCGAAGCTTCCAGTGTCTAAAAGTGGACCTAGATATCCACCAGGGCTCAATAAGGAGAAATGAGACTACGGCATCGACAAAAGAAATGATCGATAATGACGATGATGAT gatgACGAAGATGACTATAGTGGTCCCGCTTTGGGGGGTCCCGTTAGAACCCGAAGTGACTtttcggatgatgatgatgacgaccGGCCTGTAACAATGCGAAGCCCCAATCTTCGTTCCAAACTGGCTGCACCAATTCATCTAAATGTGCCAATAAGTAAACCCTCATTTAAAATGGAAGTTTTCGATTTGTAA
- the LOC106620799 gene encoding sodium-dependent neutral amino acid transporter B(0)AT3 isoform X4, with translation MAATKIIDAPRNGHEMAPLNTRARGDGTHGVTIVLTASQRNSVSSVEVPGGEPDRAAWSGKMQFFLSIIGYSVGLGNIWRFPYLCQQNGGGAFLIPFMVMLILEGVPLFLIELGIGQRMRLGALGVWNTIHPWLGGIGISSCIVTLFVALYYNVIITWVFFYLFNSFRYPLPWASCPTNGTVEIDECARSSETAYFWYRTTLDAAPSMDEPGGLKWWIVLCLFLSWTIVFFIVMKGIQSSGKVVYFTSLFPYIVLTIFFIRGITLRGASAGLIHMYTPKVEKLADPTVWLDAATQVFYSFGLAFGSLIAFGSYNPPKNNCVRDVLLVSVCNAITAIYASVVIFAILGFKATVNVDRCIELNKEILIKRDLLHYKNATFEEYESVMAKVNGSESISLELEECSLSKQLDNAAEGTGLAFIVITQAIVELPGAPFWAVLFFTMLLSLGLGSQIGILEGMLCTLFDIDIIKRVKKQHVTGVVCLFCFIVGFIFCTGAGEYWLKMFDSFAGTIGLVVVALMETIAVVYVYGHERFTEDIYQMTGYRPGLYWQLTWRYIGPVIMVAILVSSVVFMVIKNPTYGAWNAQLGAVQQSNYPTWVMGVALAMILAGVLPMPIVFLMRSFQCLKVDLDIHQGSIRRNETTASTKEMIDNDDDDVMSPDMPPQNLLAATRFTIGDFDN, from the exons ATGGCTGCAACCAAAATTATAGATGCTCCACGAAATGGACACGAAATGGCGCCATTAAATACTCGAGCGCGGGGCGATGGTACTCATGGAGTTACAATTGTTCTTACTGCTTCTCAGCGCAATTCGGTAAGCTCGGTGGAGGTACCGGGTGGCGAGCCCGATCGTGCAGCATGGTCTGGAAAAATGCAGTTCTTCCTCAGTATTATCGGATATTCTGTTGGGCTGGGAAACATTTGGCGATTTCCGTATTTGTGCCAACAGAATGGTGGag GAGCTTTCCTAATACCGTTCATGGTCATGTTGATATTGGAAGGTGTACCGTTGTTTCTAATAGAACTGGGTATTGGACAACGTATGAGGCTTGGCGCACTTGGTGTTTGGAACACTATACACCCTTGGCTAGGCGGCATTGGAATATCGTCCTGTATCGTAACCCTGTTTGTAGCCTTATAttataatgttataataaccTGGGTATTCTTCTATTTATTCAACAGTTTTCGA TATCCTTTACCCTGGGCTTCCTGTCCTACAAATGGGACAGTTGAAATAGATGAATGTGCTCGTTCGTCAGAAACAGCGTACTTTTGGTATAGAACAACATTAGATGCCGCACCCTCAATGGATGAACCAGGCGGCTTAAAATGGTGGATTGTCCTCTGTTTGTTTCTGTCTTGGACAATCGTATTTTTTATTGTCATGAAAGGCATTCAAAGTTCTGGCAAGGTTGTGTACTTTACATCGCTTTTTCCGTATATTGTGTTGACAATTTTCTTTATACGAGGAATTACGTTGAGAGGTGCCAGTGCTGGTcttatacacatgtatacaccGAAAGTGGAGAAACTGGCCGATCCGACAGTATGGTTGGATGCAGCGACACAAGTTTTCTACTCCTTTGGTCTGGCTTTTGGATCGCTCATAGCATTTGGAAGTTACAATCCGCCCAAAAATAATTGTGTACGTGATGTCCTTTTAGTGTCGGTGTGCAATGCCATCACCGCCATATACGCAAGCGTCGTAATATTTGCCATTCTCGGATTTAAGGCAACGGTAAACGTGGATCGCTGTATTGAACT CAATAAGGAGATCTTAATCAAACGTGATTTACTTCATTACAAGAATGCAACATTTGAAGAATACGAATCTGTGATGGCAAAAGTTAACGGCAGCGAGTCCATCAGCTTGGAACTTGAAGAGTGCAGCTTATCTAAACAACTTGACAAT gCTGCAGAAGGCACTGGACTTGCGTTTATTGTTATTACTCAGGCTATTGTGGAGTTACCTGGTGCCCCGTTCTGGGCAGTTCTTTTCTTTACAATGTTACTTTCTCTAGGCCTGGGGTCTCAAATTGGCATACTAGAGGGGATGCTTTGTACACTTTTTGACATTGATATCATTAAACGGGTTAAGAAACAACATGTGACAGGGGTGGTATGTCTATTCTGCTTCATTGTCGGTTTCATATTCTGTACAGGTGCCGGTGAATATTGGCTCAAAATGTTTGACTCATTTGCGGGCACCATTGGGCTGGTTGTTGTCGCATTGATGGAAACGATTGCAGTGGTATACGTCTATGGACACGAGAG ATTTACGGAAGATATTTATCAGATGACCGGTTACCGACCTGGCCTATACTGGCAATTAACCTGGCGTTATATTGGACCAGTCATTATGGTAGCCATTCTAGTCTCCTCTGTCGTGTTCATGGTCATCAAAAATCCAACATATGGAGCCTGGAATGCTCAACTC GGAGCTGTTCAACAATCCAATTATCCAACATGGGTAATGGGAGTCGCATTAGCAATGATTCTTGCTGGTGTTTTGCCAATGCCCATCGTATTTTTGATGCGAAGCTTCCAGTGTCTAAAAGTGGACCTAGATATCCACCAGGGCTCAATAAGGAGAAATGAGACTACGGCATCGACAAAAGAAATGATCGATAATGACGATGATGAT gtTATGAGCCCTGATATGCCTCCTCAGAACTTACTGGCAGCGACACGGTTCACTATCGGAGACTTTGAT AATTAA